AATGATAACACACATCAGTTCCCGTAATATCCTTCCTTATTTTGTAACATTACACTATTGTGTATTTCTGTGATCAATTTACAAAGCAGTAAATTCCTGAAAATGGATGCAGGAAGAGCCCACAGAGCTCTTGGGTAGGTTTCTACTTTACTGGGTAAAGTCTCTCTCACAGCACAGcacttaaaataaaagtacacagaaataatgaagaaagtaatgaaataattagaaaatacAAAAGAAGATTGATCAAAGCTagcagaaaaaatatatatgtatataaacctGATATACGTCTTTGTTCACACTAATTGTCCTGAACAGCAGGTGGATGGCTGAGTTATTACATGTCAACtgagaaatatttttaagtCTGCAAATTAGAAGCTGGTCTCATTCATATGTGGTTTAGGACTGGTGGCTGGTGGGGAAGAGGGGCTTTCTGGTTTAAGCCCTGCATCAGGGGGTGTGGCTTCACCTGCAGGCAACATTGGCCCTCGTCTTGGGGATGTGGGGGTTTGTGATCGGATTGGGCTCAAATTTGACGAGGAGGCGTGGCTTGGGGCAGGGGGGGCAGGTCGCCTGGATGCTGATGATAACTGTGGTCTGAGGCAAAGACGAGCTTCTGCTCCTGTAATGTCTGAGATTTTGGCCCGTTCCTGACATCGTTCCACAAAACTGCCTCTTCGAGGACCAAAAagtccatctctgtctctctctctgtcctgttgTCTTTCTCGCTCTCGTTCACTCATGTTACTGCTCAGAGAGCTCATGCTGAGGCCCAGATGAGAAGGAATATCACGTGTTCTCATAAAAGCTTGCTGAGGTCGCGGAGGTGCGACACCACGAACACCAGACACACTAACACGAGCACTCTCACTCGATTGGGACTGCAGACTATAAGAGAGGAGGGAAGGAAGAAACAATTTGTGTTACTTTTGTAACTGAATAAATCTCTACCCACCTACCAAAAGTATTAAAAACCTTATAAAGTAAGTgcgaggggaaaaaataaaggaaggaaATGTAAAGGAAATGTAAAGGAAATGAAGAAAGCTGTGTGAAAGTACATAAAAAGAGGAACAAGAAAAAGAATTCAGGacatggaaggaaaaaaaatgaaggttataaaaattaaaaaaagcagcaaataaaaataataaatgaagtaggaaagaaaaaataacagaaattggAACTGTGTTTTTAATCTAAGCAAATTAGACCTGCAAGGCCCTCTGGTGGGATATTCCATCTGGCCAATCATTAAAAAGTTCCTACAAGTAAAAGTACtgtgattctttttttaataaatgacttgttgattaataaataatatttagccAGCCAATCGTATAACAACCAATATTCACACTTTCCTGTTAAAGTAGTGGAGCTTAGTAGCTGAAAGAGGAGAAAAATCTAATCCACTGTGGAAAGCAGTTTCTCTTTAATAAAACCTTATATGATACAATTTAGCTAATACAGTAAATAGTTAGAACTAGCTAACTAATTAACTGTGAGCTATTTAAGTACTAGCGGGTTTAAAGTTAACTAGAATGAGCTACTTATGAGTTAATAAAAGAGTTGCAAGCATAAGTTACGATTGCAATCTACCAGATCTGATAAGACAATAATCTAGTAATTCATCTCAGTCCTTGATCTCACTCTTTACGTGtatgagtgagtgggtgtgtgagtgtgtatttacCTGCAGGTAGAATTGCGAGAAGAGTGTGTAAGTGATACAGCAGGACTCATGTCTGGTGTTCTGGTCAGTGCCAAGTCACACTGATCCAACAACTCCAACAGCTCCTCCTCAGTAGGGCCTCCTAGTgctagacacacagacacatacacactcttaaaACAAAAGTCGTAACTGTTACCTTGATATGCACTAAAGGAATTTTGACACATTTGAATTAACTTTCTCCTCCTTTGTCCATTCAAttcttgttttttcctttatgCATTGCCGCCCTTCTTTCTGCTCCAAAACTGTTAATCTAAAAGTCCAAAATATTTGTTTCATCACCATTTAGtcaatttgaatttattttacaatcatgtttaattttttttttaatgttaatctttctttctttctttctttctttctgtcgaCATTCAGCACATGTAACGCAAAATGCTTTCTTTAGGAAATACTCATCTGAAGAATAATTTGATTCACATGCCTTTTATGTCCACCTTGGCCGCAATCTCCATAGCTGTTGTGAGGTCCCACATCTGTATGCTGCCGTTGCTATGGCCACTGAACAGGAAGCGACGTGGCCGTGACCCGATGCGGCTTGACCCCTCACACTCATGAACTACAAAAGCTGTGATGGAGGTCCCATCCACAGAGCGCACCTCACACACCCTGCgtacacacggacacacacatcatttcaCTGTTTTCTGGGACTATCTCTAGCCCACAGATCTTACACCACATACTCCGTTTATTATACATATTGTCTAACCTTCCATCTACCATTTCTGttcttccttctctcctccTTCCTCTATTTAATTCAAATAGAAAAAGATGGACGGAAACATCTTTCTTACCTTTTGCCATTAGAAGACAGGCGTACATAGAGTTTGTCGGTGTCAGGAACGACACGCTGAATAAACACCTgctgctcatctctctctccgtATGGACCTGAAAACCATAAgttaggaaagaaaaacaagttcCATTTGGATACTTAGCAGAATAGAAAACGCAGTTTGGCCAAagtttttaatgtaaacaatgtctaaagtctttatttgtttaatactGCATTGTGTAAAGTACCTAAGTCATCACCTCAGTGTCAGTTTCTGATAAACCACAGAATCACTTTCTTTCTCAGCAAGTGATTTATTCTGCACAAATATCAGACCAGGCAGGAGAGGGTTCAGATCTGAGATTAGGAGTGATTCAGATCATAATATGGTTCTTATTTTTGGTATACGGTAAATAATTCTAATACTTTCTTTCTGTaatgaacaaatatttaaatgagccACCTTGCATGCGTCTGCACAATCATAAACTTGGGGTTATGCCACTTCTTATGACATTTCTtatgacatatactgtatatgtattacAAAGACATATCTCGGCTGATCGACTGCTTTTGGAGTAAGGGTATCTTTGGGTTACCTTTTCCTTTTTGTAGAGCTACTTACCAATCTCGGTGCCAGCACTGCAGCCTGCATGTCCATCAATATCATCCAGTGAGAGGATTTTAAATGAGCTGAGAGGGGTGGAGCCTGGTTGGGTGGAGATCATTCCTCTGAACCGTGTTACAGTCCAAGTACGCACATGATTATTATctgcacacactacaaacacacgcacacattcaacagacacatatacatctatatacaGAGGTGTAGTTTACACTATACAGTGTCACATGGTTTATTAGAGCTAAAAGAATACTAAGATGGTTTTGTTTAATCTAACCTCCAAACATTGCATATACAGCAGAAACATCACCtgaaattataatataaactaCTTGAATTAAAAGCGCGTTTGTGTACAAAAACTGCTGTACCTGAGATGAGGTGTTTTTCTGACAGCATTATTTTAGTAACAGAACTCCGATGAACACTGAATGTCTGAAACAGTTGTGGTCCCGAGCCGACTGTCTCGGGGTGCTGAACGATTACACGCACTGCTCCTGAGCTGGTGCCATATGCAATCTCAATCCAGTTCCCACTGTCACCTGTAAATACAGCATGCCCGATGTTAAACATGACCGATGTTAGACGCATTCTGACTTTGCGTTGTTTAAGTCAAAACATGCTATCTATAAACCATTTTGAAATGAGATGAGAACACATTTAGGCCAAAACATTACTAATGTGAGATGGAATGAAGGAGGCGGAGTATTTTTACGAGCCCTAACTTGTACAGATTGTACTCTGATGTTAAAATGTACAGCTCCTACACGTGTGTAAAGGTTTGCATTTATTCTTTCAATTAATTTGTAAATGATCTTAATTGATACAAACATATCTGAGAAAGTAGTGTATAACGCAGTGTGTGTCTTACTCGTTTTAGGTGTAAGATAAACACTAAGTGCTGTGATGGCATCTTCGCTGGGATCTCGATACAATTCTGTCACCAACAAATCATTATCCTTCATCCTTAATGGAAACTTCTGTACATCTGAGACAAACACAAGCCAATGACGCATAGGGTTATTCAGAtatattatgtaaaaatatgaatattaagCACTAAATACATAGTGTGTCACTATGCATAAAAAGTGATTATTTCTGGCAGGGTCTAGGGTCATAACTTGAAACACTTGTTCATATCTGAGGGAATTAGTTACAgcaaatattgtatatatacaccGCAGAGAGCCACAGTGCGAAAAATCACAACACAAGACACTGCGGAGAGTTTTTTTATGGATCTTTTCCTCCCGTATATCTAAAGGCAGATGTCACTTTAGTCATCGCAATACAGCCAGCTGAATAATCTCTGTGGCTGAAGCTCCTGATATCTAGTTCCAACATTTACAAGGTCTAAaggtaacaataataatagatgCAGTGCTAGGATCatagtttgtgttgtgttcctgCTAAAACTAAATACATGGTCAAGTAAATGGTGGGTGAACACAATTTGAAGAACAAATAAGTATTAATACTTACCAATGTAGTAAATGGATCCGTTATTACAGCCAAGGATAAGGAAGGACCCTGCTGTGTCGTAGCTGTTAATGGGAACCACATCCTGATTCTATAGTCATGTGTACACACAATAGCAGAAAACatttagaagaaaataaaagaaatgaagtgACAACAAGTCACTGAATAAACATAAGACTTGAAATTACAGGCACATTAAAGCAGCAGCCACACTGGATGCAAATAAAATTTGCCtggcaaaatatatatataaaagcctGAATACATATAAATCGCACTCACAAAGAACCAATTAACCGTTTACCGGACCACTAATATAACTTACACTCTAGTCcaatgcttttcttcagcaatTACCTTTAGGCCAACATTTAGACATCTCATACTGACAGTGTATTCAAAGAGAAGGTTGAGATTAAATCCTCCTGAGAAGTTTCCCCTCAACACTACCTGGATCTAAACAGAGTTAACCAACCTGCCAGTGTTTGGTTACAGCGTTCCACACACCCACTTTCCCTGTGTGGCTTGTAGCAATGAGCTGATTCCCTACAAAAAACAGAGCCTCCACCGGCACACTTAAGCTAAAGacacctgcaaaaaaaaaagagagatatttaaatattattattaccaacaattaatattcaatgTAATATCCCTGGTAATTTATATttgctatattatatatatttatagtgcTTATTATACTGGGGTGGGAATGGAGGGGACGGGCAAACAGAAACTTATTTTAACAACTTTTCTCTATCTCAGGTCTTTAATTATAAAGCATTTAAAGTACAATACTGGTTTGACTGCATTATTTGCTAAAAGTACCAAGTACTCTCAGTGAGAGCGTGGCTGTCTTTATGTCATGTACAGACAGTAGTAAAGTCTCACATCTCATATTTTACACAGTGGTCAATTGAGGAATTCCCACTTTAATTCTAAACCATCAAAAGCAAATGTTACCAATCTCGTTTCCATTTCCATCAGGACAGACTGCCCATAATATGATCTCTGTCCCAGATGCCACTGCAACCATCTTGTCATTGTCTCCTAAGGACCCGCCCATGACTTTAGCATTGAGTGCAACTCGATCGATGATCCAGTCCAACCTGGGGCTTGAAAAAACCTGCTGCCACCCTGTTGATTCCTTAACCCTGAAAATGAGAAGAGGTACAACAGGAGTTTATTTAGTAGTTATTTAAGTCTAATTATGTTTCACGATCCATGTTTCATCCCCTGATGTTATCTCCAGCTGTAAATTTAACAGTGCAGTCGGCAAAAAATAtctaatgtataaaaatatccTCGTTACAGCTGCTCAGCTAAGACTTAACCAATAATTACTTAACCACTGAAATGATGAACTAAACTATTCTGTACCATTTAATACCCAAAAATGCATTGCTACATAAGTAAGTCAATATAgatattataatgttatt
The DNA window shown above is from Tachysurus fulvidraco isolate hzauxx_2018 chromosome 13, HZAU_PFXX_2.0, whole genome shotgun sequence and carries:
- the shkbp1 gene encoding SH3KBP1-binding protein 1 isoform X1, whose amino-acid sequence is MARVAGDIIHLNVGGKRFSTSRQTLTWVPDSFFSSLLSGRISTLKDETGAIFIDRDPSLFAPILNFLRTKELHPRSTDVNLLMHEAEFYGITPLVRKLQLCDELDRSSCGTVLFNGYLPPPVYPVKRRNRHSVAGSQFMAGRAVPLERATVRRSNTMPPNLGNSGILAKATTATEEKMSGQGSDSGMVRIICGHHNWIAVAYAQFVVCYRVKESTGWQQVFSSPRLDWIIDRVALNAKVMGGSLGDNDKMVAVASGTEIILWAVCPDGNGNEIGVFSLSVPVEALFFVGNQLIATSHTGKVGVWNAVTKHWQNQDVVPINSYDTAGSFLILGCNNGSIYYIDVQKFPLRMKDNDLLVTELYRDPSEDAITALSVYLTPKTSDSGNWIEIAYGTSSGAVRVIVQHPETVGSGPQLFQTFSVHRSSVTKIMLSEKHLISVCADNNHVRTWTVTRFRGMISTQPGSTPLSSFKILSLDDIDGHAGCSAGTEIGPYGERDEQQVFIQRVVPDTDKLYVRLSSNGKRVCEVRSVDGTSITAFVVHECEGSSRIGSRPRRFLFSGHSNGSIQMWDLTTAMEIAAKVDIKALGGPTEEELLELLDQCDLALTRTPDMSPAVSLTHSSRNSTCSLQSQSSESARVSVSGVRGVAPPRPQQAFMRTRDIPSHLGLSMSSLSSNMSERERERQQDRERDRDGLFGPRRGSFVERCQERAKISDITGAEARLCLRPQLSSASRRPAPPAPSHASSSNLSPIRSQTPTSPRRGPMLPAGEATPPDAGLKPESPSSPPATSPKPHMNETSF
- the shkbp1 gene encoding SH3KBP1-binding protein 1 isoform X2; translation: MARVAGDIIHLNVGGKRFSTSRQTLTWVPDSFFSSLLSGRISTLKDETGAIFIDRDPSLFAPILNFLRTKELHPRSTDVNLLMHEAEFYGITPLVRKLQLCDELDRSSCGTVLFNGYLPPPVYPVKRRNRHSVAGSQFMAGRAVPLERATVRRSNTMPPNLGNSGILAKATTATEEKMSDSGMVRIICGHHNWIAVAYAQFVVCYRVKESTGWQQVFSSPRLDWIIDRVALNAKVMGGSLGDNDKMVAVASGTEIILWAVCPDGNGNEIGVFSLSVPVEALFFVGNQLIATSHTGKVGVWNAVTKHWQNQDVVPINSYDTAGSFLILGCNNGSIYYIDVQKFPLRMKDNDLLVTELYRDPSEDAITALSVYLTPKTSDSGNWIEIAYGTSSGAVRVIVQHPETVGSGPQLFQTFSVHRSSVTKIMLSEKHLISVCADNNHVRTWTVTRFRGMISTQPGSTPLSSFKILSLDDIDGHAGCSAGTEIGPYGERDEQQVFIQRVVPDTDKLYVRLSSNGKRVCEVRSVDGTSITAFVVHECEGSSRIGSRPRRFLFSGHSNGSIQMWDLTTAMEIAAKVDIKALGGPTEEELLELLDQCDLALTRTPDMSPAVSLTHSSRNSTCSLQSQSSESARVSVSGVRGVAPPRPQQAFMRTRDIPSHLGLSMSSLSSNMSERERERQQDRERDRDGLFGPRRGSFVERCQERAKISDITGAEARLCLRPQLSSASRRPAPPAPSHASSSNLSPIRSQTPTSPRRGPMLPAGEATPPDAGLKPESPSSPPATSPKPHMNETSF